Proteins co-encoded in one Inmirania thermothiophila genomic window:
- a CDS encoding molybdopterin-dependent oxidoreductase, protein MSIRVEPAVCPHDCPSACALEVEVHPGGRIGRIRGSRRNPYTAGVICAKVARYAERLHHPDRLVQPLRRVGAKGEGRFVPVSWEAALDEVAERLAEAAARHGPETVWPYYYAGTMGLVQRDGINRLRHCLGWSGQETNICTGIGYPGWIAGAGALRGTDPRELAESELIVIWGCNAVATQVNVMTHVARARRRGARLVVVDPVRTPTAEKADLHLAPRPGTDGALACAVMHVLFRDGFADRDYLARYTRDAEALEAHLRHRGPAWAEPITGVPAAEIEAFARLYGATRRSFIRLGLGMSRQRNGAHNVHAVSCLPAVTGAWRHRGGGALLATSGVFHTDKTLIEGLDARRDGVRSLDMSRIGAVLAGEPEALAGGPPVTAMLIQNTNPAEVAPDSARVRAGLAREDLFLCVHEQFLTATARLADIVLPATMFLEHDDLYQSYGHTFLQLGRKVVEPPGACRSNHEVVCALAARLGAEHPGFGMSALELIAATLERSGYPPLAELERTRLHDCALPSERMRFLDGFAWPDGRFRFRPEWAALGPEGAAMPPLPDHWAVNEPADAAYPLRLVTPPARGFLNTTFTETPGSRTAEEAPRLQIRPDDAAACGIGDGDWVEVASRRGRIRLRARIREGLAPGTVCLEGIWPGAAFADGLGANALVAADRPAPRGGAAFHDTAVAVRPAPPPGGARLSRDGG, encoded by the coding sequence GTGAGCATCCGCGTCGAGCCCGCCGTCTGCCCCCACGACTGCCCCTCGGCCTGCGCCCTGGAGGTGGAGGTGCACCCGGGCGGGCGCATCGGGCGGATCCGCGGCAGCCGCCGCAACCCCTACACCGCCGGGGTCATCTGCGCCAAGGTGGCCCGCTACGCCGAGCGCCTCCACCACCCAGACCGCCTCGTGCAGCCGCTGCGCCGCGTCGGGGCCAAGGGCGAGGGGCGCTTCGTGCCGGTCTCGTGGGAGGCGGCCCTGGACGAGGTGGCGGAACGGCTGGCCGAGGCCGCCGCCCGCCACGGGCCCGAGACGGTCTGGCCCTACTACTACGCCGGCACCATGGGGCTCGTGCAGCGCGACGGCATCAACCGGCTGCGCCACTGCCTGGGCTGGTCGGGCCAGGAGACCAACATCTGCACCGGCATCGGCTATCCGGGCTGGATCGCCGGCGCCGGGGCGCTGCGCGGCACCGACCCGCGGGAGCTGGCCGAGAGCGAGCTCATCGTGATCTGGGGCTGCAACGCGGTGGCGACCCAGGTCAACGTCATGACCCACGTCGCCCGCGCCCGCCGGCGCGGCGCCCGCCTGGTGGTGGTGGACCCGGTGCGCACGCCCACCGCCGAGAAGGCGGACCTGCACCTCGCCCCCCGCCCGGGCACCGACGGCGCGCTGGCCTGCGCGGTGATGCACGTCCTCTTCCGCGACGGGTTCGCCGACCGCGACTACCTCGCCCGCTACACCCGCGACGCCGAGGCCCTCGAGGCCCACCTGCGCCACCGCGGCCCCGCCTGGGCGGAGCCGATCACCGGCGTCCCCGCCGCCGAGATCGAGGCCTTCGCCCGCCTCTACGGCGCCACCCGCCGCAGCTTCATCCGCCTCGGGCTCGGCATGAGCCGCCAGCGCAACGGCGCTCACAACGTCCACGCCGTGAGCTGCCTGCCCGCGGTCACGGGGGCCTGGCGCCACCGCGGCGGCGGGGCGCTGCTCGCCACCAGCGGCGTCTTCCACACCGACAAGACCCTCATCGAGGGCCTCGACGCCCGCCGCGACGGCGTGCGCAGCCTGGACATGTCCCGCATCGGGGCCGTGCTGGCGGGCGAACCCGAGGCGCTCGCGGGCGGACCGCCCGTGACCGCGATGCTGATCCAGAACACCAATCCCGCGGAGGTGGCGCCGGACTCGGCGCGGGTGCGGGCGGGGCTCGCCCGCGAGGACCTCTTCCTCTGCGTGCACGAGCAGTTCCTCACCGCCACCGCACGCCTCGCCGACATCGTGCTGCCGGCCACGATGTTCCTGGAGCACGACGACCTCTACCAGAGCTACGGCCACACCTTCCTGCAGCTCGGCCGCAAGGTGGTGGAACCGCCCGGCGCGTGCCGCTCCAACCACGAGGTGGTGTGCGCCCTCGCCGCGCGCCTCGGCGCCGAGCACCCGGGCTTCGGCATGAGCGCGCTGGAGCTCATCGCCGCGACCCTGGAGCGCTCGGGCTATCCGCCCCTTGCCGAGCTCGAGCGCACCCGCCTCCACGACTGCGCCCTGCCCTCGGAGCGGATGCGCTTCCTCGACGGCTTCGCCTGGCCCGACGGGCGCTTCCGCTTCCGCCCCGAGTGGGCGGCGCTGGGTCCGGAGGGGGCGGCCATGCCCCCGCTGCCCGACCACTGGGCGGTGAACGAGCCCGCGGACGCGGCGTACCCCCTGCGCCTGGTCACGCCCCCGGCGCGCGGCTTCCTCAACACCACCTTCACCGAGACGCCGGGCTCGCGCACGGCCGAGGAGGCGCCGCGCCTGCAGATCCGTCCCGACGACGCCGCCGCCTGCGGCATCGGCGATGGCGACTGGGTGGAGGTGGCGAGCCGCCGCGGCCGCATCCGCCTGCGCGCCCGCATCCGCGAGGGCCTCGCCCCCGGGACCGTTTGCCTGGAGGGCATCTGGCCCGGCGCCGCCTTCGCCGACGGCCTGGGCGCCAACGCCCTGGTGGCCGCCGACCGCCCCGCGCCCCGCGGCGGCGCCGCCTTCCACGACACCGCGGTGGCGGTGCGCCCGGCACCGCCGCCCGGAGGCGCCCGGCTCAGTCGGGACGGCGGATGA